A genomic stretch from Candidatus Eisenbacteria bacterium includes:
- the groL gene encoding chaperonin GroEL (60 kDa chaperone family; promotes refolding of misfolded polypeptides especially under stressful conditions; forms two stacked rings of heptamers to form a barrel-shaped 14mer; ends can be capped by GroES; misfolded proteins enter the barrel where they are refolded when GroES binds) yields the protein MAAKQMVFQEEARQAILEGVETLSRTVKVTLGPRGRNVVLEKKWGSPTITKDGVTVAKEIELENPYANMGAQMVREVASKTSDVAGDGTTTATILAEAIFKEGLKNVTAGSNPMGIKRGIEKAVEAAIEELKKMSKPVKDRKEISQVASISANSDVTIGEIIADAMDKVGKDGTITVEEAKSIETTLEVVEGMQFDRGYISPYFITEKDTMEVVLEDCYIFLYEKKLSNMKDLLPLLEKVAQKGKPLLIIAEDVEGEALATLVVNRLRGTLSCCAVKAPGFGDRRKAMMDDIAALTGGHVISEDIGVKIENAKLDDLGQAKRVTIDKDNTTIVEGVGKTEEIKGRVAQIKREIEDSTSDYDKEKLQERLAKLAGGVAVINVGAATETEMKEKKARVEDALHATRAAVEEGIIPGGGVALLRIAAMLDAVKVEGEEKLGVNIVKRALEEPMRILASNAGLEGSVIVEQAKKEKKNVGFNVETEKFEDMFEAGVIDPTKVARTALQNAASVAALLLTTEALVCEKPEKKKAPAMPPGGGGYGEDMY from the coding sequence ATGGCTGCTAAACAAATGGTTTTCCAGGAGGAAGCCAGGCAGGCCATTCTTGAAGGCGTGGAGACGTTGAGTCGCACGGTCAAGGTGACGCTTGGTCCAAGGGGACGGAACGTTGTTCTGGAGAAGAAGTGGGGTTCGCCCACCATCACAAAAGACGGCGTCACCGTCGCCAAGGAGATCGAGCTCGAAAACCCGTACGCGAACATGGGCGCGCAGATGGTGCGCGAGGTGGCTTCCAAGACCAGCGACGTTGCTGGCGACGGCACCACTACCGCGACCATTCTTGCCGAGGCGATCTTCAAAGAGGGCCTCAAGAATGTGACTGCCGGCAGCAACCCGATGGGCATCAAGAGAGGAATTGAGAAGGCCGTCGAGGCTGCCATAGAAGAGCTCAAGAAGATGAGCAAACCCGTCAAAGACAGGAAAGAGATCTCGCAGGTCGCCTCGATATCTGCCAACTCGGACGTCACCATCGGCGAAATCATAGCCGACGCGATGGACAAGGTGGGCAAGGACGGGACGATAACCGTCGAGGAGGCCAAGAGCATCGAGACCACGCTGGAAGTGGTCGAAGGTATGCAGTTCGACAGGGGCTACATTTCTCCGTATTTCATCACCGAGAAGGACACGATGGAGGTAGTTCTCGAAGACTGCTACATCTTTCTCTACGAGAAGAAGTTGAGCAACATGAAGGACCTTCTTCCGCTTCTGGAGAAGGTCGCTCAGAAGGGGAAGCCGCTTCTCATCATTGCCGAGGACGTGGAAGGCGAAGCCCTTGCGACTCTCGTCGTCAACAGGCTCCGCGGGACACTTTCCTGTTGCGCCGTGAAGGCCCCGGGATTCGGAGACCGCAGAAAGGCCATGATGGATGACATCGCCGCCCTCACCGGCGGACACGTCATCTCCGAAGACATCGGCGTCAAGATCGAGAACGCCAAACTGGACGATCTCGGCCAGGCGAAGAGGGTCACGATTGACAAGGACAACACGACCATCGTCGAAGGCGTCGGCAAGACTGAAGAGATCAAGGGAAGAGTGGCGCAGATAAAGAGAGAGATCGAAGATTCCACGAGCGACTACGACAAGGAAAAGCTCCAGGAGCGCCTGGCCAAGCTGGCCGGTGGAGTGGCCGTCATCAACGTGGGCGCGGCGACCGAGACGGAGATGAAGGAGAAGAAGGCTCGCGTCGAGGACGCTCTCCACGCCACGAGAGCTGCGGTCGAGGAAGGCATCATCCCCGGCGGCGGAGTGGCGCTGTTGAGAATCGCGGCAATGCTCGATGCGGTGAAGGTCGAGGGCGAGGAGAAGCTCGGTGTCAACATCGTGAAGCGCGCTCTCGAAGAGCCGATGCGAATACTCGCGTCAAACGCCGGCCTCGAAGGCTCCGTGATCGTCGAGCAGGCGAAGAAAGAGAAGAAGAATGTCGGCTTCAACGTTGAGACAGAGAAGTTCGAGGACATGTTTGAAGCCGGCGTGATTGATCCGACCAAGGTGGCACGCACTGCTCTGCAGAACGCGGCCAGCGTGGCGGCTCTTCTT
- the groES gene encoding co-chaperone GroES, which produces MKVAPLADRILVERLEEKEAKKGGIIIPDTAKEKPQEGKVIAVGHGRMTEDGKRIPVELKKGDRILIGKYSGTEVKIDNKEYIILREDDVLAVLTE; this is translated from the coding sequence ATGAAGGTCGCGCCATTGGCGGACAGAATCCTTGTCGAGCGCCTCGAGGAAAAAGAGGCCAAGAAGGGAGGCATCATCATTCCTGACACTGCAAAGGAGAAACCGCAGGAAGGAAAGGTAATCGCGGTCGGGCACGGAAGAATGACCGAAGACGGAAAGCGCATTCCTGTGGAGCTCAAGAAGGGTGACAGGATATTGATTGGCAAGTACTCGGGCACGGAAGTCAAGATTGACAACAAGGAATACATCATCTTGCGCGAGGACGACGTACTGGCCGTTTTGACTGAGTAG